The proteins below come from a single Crossiella sp. CA-258035 genomic window:
- a CDS encoding anti-sigma-D factor RsdA: MAEQHNQGDVELARRRAGALAPEDPLTTDHGEVDGPVDLMAVRADDMLLDSLAGTHHDANRSLGDQELSALLLSWRRDVDAEPIGELVDIDTALATIEAAKTQSRRRHRFLIPLATAAAVLAIGFTGVGLAARTAEPGDTLWGLTRVLYADHARSVEAAASVRADLDIATNALRQGRPDIAKAALERAAAALAAVAAEDGKDTLAQQHETLTEQVGEPPTPGTGNPSEQPPPVVVPPPATTSSKSDPPAPPPSTTTTPPSTTTTPPSTTTTTPPSSTTTSPSESPSGGNSSSGGRSTENNPPPPPPPPPASPAQSAAETPALTDHS, encoded by the coding sequence ATGGCCGAGCAGCACAACCAAGGTGACGTCGAACTGGCACGGCGGCGCGCCGGGGCACTGGCGCCCGAGGACCCGTTGACCACCGACCACGGCGAGGTCGACGGGCCGGTCGACCTGATGGCCGTCCGCGCGGACGACATGCTGCTGGACAGCCTGGCCGGCACGCACCACGACGCGAACCGCTCCCTCGGCGACCAGGAGCTCTCCGCCCTGCTGCTGTCCTGGCGGCGGGACGTGGACGCGGAGCCGATCGGCGAGCTGGTCGACATCGACACCGCGCTGGCCACCATCGAGGCCGCCAAGACGCAGAGCCGTCGGCGGCACCGCTTCCTCATTCCGCTGGCCACGGCCGCGGCGGTGCTCGCGATCGGGTTCACCGGGGTCGGGCTGGCCGCCCGCACCGCCGAGCCCGGCGACACCCTCTGGGGACTGACCAGGGTGCTCTACGCCGACCACGCCCGGTCGGTGGAGGCCGCCGCCTCGGTGCGCGCGGATCTGGACATCGCCACCAACGCGCTGCGGCAGGGCAGGCCGGACATCGCCAAGGCCGCGCTGGAACGGGCCGCCGCCGCGCTGGCCGCGGTCGCGGCCGAGGACGGCAAGGACACCCTGGCCCAGCAGCACGAGACGCTGACGGAACAGGTCGGCGAGCCGCCGACGCCGGGCACCGGCAACCCGTCGGAGCAGCCGCCGCCGGTGGTGGTGCCGCCGCCGGCCACGACGAGCTCCAAGTCGGATCCGCCCGCGCCGCCACCGAGCACCACCACGACGCCGCCGTCGACCACGACCACGCCGCCGAGCACCACCACGACCACCCCGCCGTCGAGCACGACCACCTCGCCGTCGGAGTCGCCCAGCGGTGGCAACAGCAGCAGCGGTGGCCGCAGCACCGAGAACAACCCGCCGCCGCCCCCGCCACCACCGCCGGCCAGCCCGGCGCAGTCCGCGGCGGAGACCCCGGCGCTGACCGACCACAGCTGA
- a CDS encoding sigma-70 family RNA polymerase sigma factor, which yields MTNTGDGLDAVVGAAIGGDRESIGRLLASIRPLVVRYCRARVGRQERSYASADDVAQEVCLAVLTALPSYRDQGRPFLAFVYGIAAHKVADAHRSAARNRSEPVPEVPDAPETEAGPEQRAMHGELSERMAQLLRVLPAKQREILLLRVVVGLSAEETADAVGSTPGAVRVAQHRALARLRKTLAPEEVV from the coding sequence ATGACCAACACGGGGGACGGACTGGACGCCGTCGTAGGCGCCGCGATCGGCGGCGACCGAGAGTCGATCGGCCGTCTGCTGGCGTCGATCCGTCCCTTGGTGGTGCGGTACTGCCGCGCCCGGGTAGGCAGGCAGGAACGTTCGTACGCTTCCGCGGACGACGTCGCCCAGGAGGTGTGTCTCGCCGTGCTGACGGCGTTGCCCAGCTATCGCGACCAGGGACGCCCGTTCCTGGCATTTGTGTACGGCATTGCCGCGCACAAGGTGGCTGACGCGCATCGCAGCGCTGCTCGCAACCGGTCGGAACCGGTCCCCGAGGTGCCTGACGCCCCGGAGACCGAGGCCGGTCCGGAACAGCGGGCCATGCACGGTGAGCTGTCCGAACGGATGGCCCAGCTGTTGCGGGTGCTGCCCGCGAAGCAGCGGGAGATCCTGCTCCTCCGGGTCGTGGTGGGTCTGTCCGCAGAGGAGACCGCGGACGCGGTCGGCTCAACCCCGGGAGCGGTGCGGGTGGCCCAGCATCGGGCGCTCGCCAGGCTCCGCAAGACCTTGGCACCGGAGGAGGTGGTCTGA
- a CDS encoding response regulator transcription factor has protein sequence MTTVLICDDRRSVREGLTRVMSAVPGVSRIDCVGHGDELLARFSRQAVDVVLVGTQRAVPTGVEATRRLVSAHPQANVIVFGAPDDAGSIAAAIAGGARGYLRWDASRPELVAALAHTLASTSVPAPRQPSDPGVQLTERELQVLRGMSQGKSNGQIGRELYLSEDTVKTHARRLFRKLGVRDRAQAVAHGFRRGLVS, from the coding sequence GTGACGACGGTCTTGATCTGTGATGACCGGCGAAGCGTCCGGGAGGGTCTCACTCGCGTGATGTCGGCCGTCCCTGGGGTCAGCCGCATCGACTGTGTCGGTCACGGCGACGAGCTGCTCGCGCGCTTCTCCCGGCAGGCGGTCGACGTCGTCCTGGTGGGAACCCAGCGCGCGGTGCCGACCGGGGTGGAGGCCACTCGGCGTCTCGTCTCGGCGCACCCGCAGGCCAACGTGATCGTCTTCGGCGCTCCGGACGACGCGGGCAGCATCGCCGCGGCCATCGCCGGCGGCGCCCGTGGGTACCTGCGCTGGGACGCCTCGCGGCCCGAGCTGGTCGCCGCGCTGGCGCACACCCTGGCGAGCACCTCGGTGCCCGCCCCTCGGCAGCCGTCCGACCCGGGCGTGCAGCTCACCGAGCGTGAACTGCAGGTCCTGCGCGGCATGAGCCAGGGCAAGAGCAACGGCCAGATCGGTCGCGAGCTGTACCTGTCCGAGGACACGGTGAAGACGCACGCCCGGCGGCTGTTCCGCAAGCTCGGCGTCCGGGACCGCGCCCAGGCGGTCGCGCACGGTTTCCGCCGCGGCCTGGTCTCCTGA
- a CDS encoding MerR family transcriptional regulator yields MAGRLGVAPATLRTWDRRYGLGPSDHTTGRHRRYGPADIARLERMHRALLRGAAPAEAARYARSSTEDTDAPAEPPRRPAHRIGRGLRLPGASRRARGLGRALLAMDAPAAQAVLAEAIAEDGVAAAWDQLAGPVLAALAERELAPVSHLAAQCVRAALATAEVGAPLPAHDNPVLLFSADPAALPPRVLATALVQRGIPATVLLAAFPAEALAALARRLSPAAILFWAADPGQAEPRFFHRVKGRVPMFACGPGWAEAELPDRIRRAGTLAETAARLEASLG; encoded by the coding sequence ATGGCCGGCCGGCTCGGCGTCGCCCCGGCCACCCTGCGCACCTGGGACCGCCGCTACGGCCTCGGTCCCAGCGACCACACCACCGGGCGGCACCGCCGCTACGGCCCCGCCGACATCGCCCGGCTGGAGCGGATGCACCGCGCGCTGCTGCGCGGGGCGGCCCCGGCCGAGGCCGCCCGCTACGCCCGCAGCTCCACCGAGGACACCGACGCCCCGGCCGAACCGCCGCGCAGGCCCGCGCACCGGATCGGCCGCGGCCTGCGGCTGCCGGGCGCGAGCCGCCGGGCCCGCGGCCTGGGCCGGGCGCTGCTGGCCATGGACGCCCCGGCCGCGCAGGCGGTGCTCGCCGAGGCCATCGCCGAGGACGGGGTGGCCGCGGCCTGGGACCAGCTGGCCGGCCCGGTGCTGGCCGCGCTGGCCGAACGCGAGCTGGCCCCGGTCAGCCACCTGGCCGCGCAGTGCGTGCGCGCCGCGCTGGCCACCGCCGAGGTAGGCGCGCCCCTGCCCGCCCATGACAACCCGGTGCTGTTGTTCTCCGCCGACCCGGCCGCGCTGCCGCCCAGGGTGCTGGCCACCGCGCTCGTCCAGCGGGGCATCCCGGCCACCGTGCTGCTGGCCGCCTTCCCTGCCGAGGCGCTGGCCGCGCTGGCCCGGCGACTGTCCCCGGCCGCGATCCTGTTCTGGGCCGCCGACCCTGGCCAGGCCGAGCCGAGGTTCTTCCACCGGGTCAAGGGCCGGGTGCCGATGTTCGCCTGCGGACCGGGCTGGGCGGAGGCCGAGCTGCCCGACCGGATCCGCCGGGCAGGCACCCTCGCCGAGACCGCGGCCCGTCTGGAAGCGTCCCTGGGGTGA
- a CDS encoding WhiB family transcriptional regulator, with product MADTRRLPGPNADLWDWQLRGSCRGMDSAFFFHPDGERGPARARREAKAKAVCEACPVLAQCRRHALAVQEPYGIWGGMSESERESIISNRRRKLALTPAPA from the coding sequence ATGGCTGACACCCGGCGACTCCCCGGCCCGAACGCGGACCTGTGGGACTGGCAGTTGCGCGGCTCCTGCCGCGGTATGGACAGTGCGTTCTTCTTCCACCCCGACGGTGAGCGGGGACCAGCAAGGGCACGGCGCGAGGCCAAGGCCAAAGCGGTGTGCGAGGCGTGCCCAGTGCTCGCCCAGTGTCGTCGGCACGCTCTCGCCGTCCAGGAGCCGTACGGCATCTGGGGCGGGATGTCGGAGTCCGAACGAGAGTCGATCATCAGCAACCGCCGGCGCAAGCTGGCCCTGACCCCAGCTCCGGCCTGA